In Candidatus Aminicenantes bacterium, the genomic window ATGCTTGATCTCGAAGGTGATGATCCAGGCCTCGCGGTGATGGGCCCCGATCGGGGCGACGCCGAAGGACAAGGCTTGGCCGGGGATGAACTTGCAGTTGTAGGCGGCGACCTCAAGGCCTTTGACCTGCATGGCATAGGCTTCGGAGCCGTGACCGAAAGCCCGGGCCATGCGCAGCGATCCGTCGGCCAGAAGGTTGCCGATCGGGCCTTCCCGGCGGGCGGCCAGCCCCAGGAGCTCCTTGGCTCGCTTGGCGTCGCCGAACCGGAAATCGCCGCTCGCGGCGCCGTGGTCGATGGCGTCGGCGTAAAAGCTCAAGGTGCAGCCGGCCGACATGGTGTCTAGTCCGTAGTCATCGCAGAGATAGTTGAGCGCGCCGACCTGGGGCAGATCGAAGATCTCCAGGTTGGGGCCGAGAAGAGCGACGTTCTCGTAGTCCAGCTCCGACTCCCGGCCCTCGTCGTCGTGGATGGTGATGCCGCAGCGCATCGTGCAAGTCGGGCATCCGTAAGTGGCCACCCGAGCGTTGTTGCAGCGCTCACCGTCTACTTTCCAGGCGTCGGGATGATGGGTCTTGCGGAAGTTGCGGACGGGCAGCCCGGCCACTTCGTTGCAGAACGGCAGGACCCCGGTCGTACTCTGGATCGACCAGCCGGATTGCTTGTCGATCTGGCCGACTTTGCGAAGATCGCCCGAGCCCAGGATCTTCATGGCCTCCGGGTCGGCCTGAGGGATCGGTTTCGTCCCTTTGACCACGACGGCCTTGAGCCGCTTGGACCCCATCACCGCGCCGATTCCGGGGCGCCCGCCGGCCCGGCCTTCCAGGCTGCGGACGACGGCGTAGCGGGCCATGGACTCGCCGCCTTGGCCGATATTGAGAACGCCGACGCCCTTGCCGTATTTGGCGTAAATCCAGTCGTTGCAGGCGTAGGTGCCCTGTCCCCAGACTTCGTCGGCGGGCAGGAATTCGACTTTGTCGTCCTCGATCGAGAGCAGGGTTGGCCGCTCCGCCCGGCCCTCGACGATCAAGGCGTCGTAGCCGGCCTTGCGAAGCTGCTCGGCGACCCGGGTTCCGAGGTTGCCGTCGCCGTAAAACCCGGTCAGGGGAGAGATGGCGGCCACTACAGCCTTGCCGGTATTCGGGGAGGGGATGCCGGAGATCGGTCCCAGGGCGACCACGAACTTGTTCTCAGGGCCGAGGGGATCGATTCCGGGCTTGACCTCATCGTAAAGGATCTTGACGGCGAAGCCGCGCCCGCCGACCCACTTGTGGGCGAATTCTTCCGTGAAGGATTCCTTTTGCCAAGTTTTGGCCGTCAAGTCGACGCGTAGAAAATACCCGGTCCAACCGTGCATGGAATCCTCCAGAGCAAGGCCTTTAATGAATGATGAACTCGAGGCCTATTGGATACCATTCGCCTTCGCATTAGTCAAGACGGAGGGCCTCTTAGACCGGCCAAGTCCGCCCCGTTGACAGGCCTTTCGCATCTGTTAGAATAGCCGCGCTCATGCTCTTCTCTGCGGCCTCGATCCGACTCGCCGATTCGAACCCCGCCTTCCGTCCGATCTGGAGGGGGCGCAGGCCATGACCGAAGAGAGCGGCTTCAAATCCCGTTTCCGAAACACCGTATTCGGACGTCCCCGGAACATCAAGGACCCGACCCTCTTCCATAAGCTCGCCCTTATCCCCCTATTGGCCTGGATCGGGCTGGGGGCGGACGGCCTGTCCTCCTCCTCCTACGGTCCCGAGGAGGCGTTCAAGACGCTCGGGTCCCATACCTACCTGGCCCTCTTCCTGGCCCTGGCCACGGCGTTCACCGTCCTGATTATATCCCGGGCTTACACAAGGATCATCGAGTACTTCCCCCACGGCGGCGGCGGGTACATCGTCGCTACCCATACCTTGGGCGAGAAGGCCGGCGTCATCTCCGGCTCGGCCCTTCTGGTCGATTATATGCTGACGATCACGGTCTCCATCGTCTCCTGCGGCGACGCCATCTTCAGCTTTTTTCCGGCCTCCTGGCATTCGGCCAAGATCCCCTTCGACATCGCCGCCATCATCCTCCTCGTCGTGCTCAACCTGCGGGGTGTCAAGGAATCCGTCCAGTTCCTGGCTCCCATTTTCGCCGTCTTCGTCCTGACCCACCTTTTTCTCATCCTCTACGGCATCTTCAGCCATGTCCCGCAGATCGGAGCCGTCACGGCCAAGATCAGCGGCGACTTCCGCGGCGGCTTGACCACCCTCGGGGCGGGCGGGATGCTTCTCCTCTTTCTTAAAGCGTTTTCGATGGGTGGCGGAACCTACACCGGAATCGAGGCCGTTTCCAACGGCCTTCAGATCCTGCGCGAGCCGCGGGCCGAGACGGGTAAAAAAACGATGGTCTATATGGCCGTCTCGCTGGCCTTCACCGCGGGAGGCATTCTGATCTGTTATCTCCTGATCGGCGTCCGGCCGACGGCCGGCCGCACCCTCAATGCCGTCTTGGCCGGCCAAGTCTTCGGCGGCTGGTCGTTCGGTCCGGCCCTAGCGGTGGTGACCATTTTCACGGAGGGGGCGCTCCTGTTGGTCGCGGCCCAAACCGGGTTCGTTGACGGCCCGCGGGTCATGGCCAACATGGCGGTCGACTACTGGTTCCCGCACCGCTTCGCCTCGCTCTCCGACCGCTTTTCGATCCAGAACGGCGTCCTGCTGATGGGCGGGGCGGCCATCGTCCTGCTCCTCTATTCCAAGGGCAACATCACGACCCTGGTCGTGATGTATTCGATCAACGTCTTCCTGACCTTCTCGCTCAGCCAATTGGGCATGTCGCGATTCTTCATCCGGAATCGGAAGACCGATCCCAAGTGGAGAAAGAACCTGCCCATCCATCTGATCGGCCTCGTCGTCTGCGTCACCATCCTGGTGGTGACGTCGATTGAGAAGTTCGCCCTGGGCGGCTGGTTGACGTTCGTCCTCACCTCAATCGTTGTAGCCCTCTGCCTGGCGACCAAGCGGCACTACAACAAGGTCCGGGGCGGGGTTCGCGAGCTGGATGAGCTGCTGGCCATCCCGGCCGATTCGCGGCCCAACCACGAGCCGATCGATCCCCACAAGATGACCGCGATCCAGCTTGTCAACGGCTACAACGGGTTCGGCGTTCATACTTTTCTGACCATCATCCGCAGCTTCCCCGGACTCTATAAGAGCTTTTTCTTCGTCTCGGTGGCCGAAATCGACGTCGGCTCCTTCAAGGGCTCGGATGCCGTAGCCTGTCTGGAAGGATCCGCCTGCGATGCCTTACGCCAATACGTGGACTTGGCTCGGAGACTGGGCTTCCCCGCCGATTCACGCTACGACCTGGGGACGGACATCGTCGAGACGGCCAGCCGGCTGGTAGAAAACGTCGTCAAGGAATACCCCAAATCGACCGTCTTCGCAGGCCAATCGGTCTTCCGCCAATCGGGAATCATTCATCGGCTCCTGCATAACGAAACGGCCTTTGCCATCCAACAGGAGCTCCGCTGGAAGGGCATCACCACCGTCATCCTGCCTATCCGGATCAACATCTAAAAAAAGACCCCATCGGCGCTTCCACGGTCTTGACTCGGAGCTCGAGGGGGGCCATAATGGCGCGGATATTCAGGTTCGCTATTGTCTTTTCCCCCCCCGCCAATGCTCGACGGGCCGCAATCCGGAAGAGCCCGCGGAAAGGGGAAAGGAGACGGAGTCATGAACGACGATGCATCGTTGAAGGACAAGATCAAGCATACCTTGATCGGCAAGCCGAGGAGCATCAAGGACCCCACTCTTTTCCACAAGCTGGCCCTGATTCCCCTCCTGGCCTGGATCGGGCTTGGCGCGGACGGGCTGTCGTCCGCCTCCTATGGCCCTGAAGAAGCCTTCCGGACGCTCGGCTCCCACACCTATCTAGCCGTCTTCCTGGCCTTGGCTACGGCTTTCACCGTGTTCGTGATCTCCTATGCCTATAGCCGGATCATCGAGTATTTCCCCTCCGGCGGCGGGGGCTACATCGTCGCGACTCACACCCTGGGCGAGAAAGCGGGTGTTGTCTCCGGGGCCGCCCTGCTCGTCGACTACATGCTGACGATCACTGTTTCGATCGTCTCCTGCGGCGACGCCATGTTCAGCTTCTTCCCTGCCGGATGGCGGCCGTACAAGCTCGAGTTCGAGCTTATCGCCATCCTTTTTCTTGTCATCCTCAACCTGCGCGGAATTCGCGAGTCCGTCACCTTCCTGGCCCCCATCTTCATGATTTTCGTCCTGACCCATCTGCTTATGATCGGCTACGGCGTTCTCTCCCATATCGGCCAGATCGGCCCCGTCACACACCAGATCCGATCGGACTTCCGAACGGGACTCCTGACACTTGGCGGCGGAGGAATGTTCTTCTTGTTCTTGCGAGCTTTCTCGATGGGAGGCGGCACGTTCACCGGGATCGAAGCCGTCTCGAACGGACTCCAGATCCTGCGCGAACCCCGGGTCCAAACGGGCAAGAAGACGATGATCTACATGGCGGCGTCGCTGGCCTTCACGGCCGGCGGCATCCTGCTCTGCTATCTGCTCCTAAAGGTCGTGCCGATGCCCGGCCAGACGCTCAACGCCGTCCTGGCCGGCAAGGTCTTCGGGGCCTGGTCGTTCGGAGGCATCCTGGCCGTCATCACCATCTTCTCGGAGGGCGCCCTCCTGCTCGTTGCCGCTCAGACCGGATTCGTCGACGGCCCCCGGGTCATGGCCAACATGGCCGCGGACTACTGGTTCCCGCACCGCTTCGCATCGCTCTCCGACCGCTTCACCATCCAGAACGGCGTCCTGCTCATGGGCGGCGCGGCGGCGCTTCTGCTTGTGTATTCCAAGGGCAAGATCTCGACCCTGGTGGTCATGTATTCCATCAACGTCTTCCTGACGTTTACCCTCTCGGAAACGGGCATGTCGCGGTTCTTTATCAAGAATCGCAAGATCGAGCACCATTGGAAAAAGCACCTGCCCGTCCATTTGACCGGGTTGACCGTCTGCCTGACCGTTCTCGTCATCACGACGATCGAAAAATTCGCCCTGGGCGGCTGGCTGACCCTGTTCATCACCTCGCTCGTCATCGGTCTCTGCTACCTGACCAAAGCCCACTACAATAAGGTCCGCGGCGGCGTCCGCGAGATGGACGATTTGCTGACCGCCATCCCGACCCGGGGCCCGGTCAACACCTCGGCCCCGGATCCCGCCGCCAAGACCGCCATCCAGCTGGTCAACGGCTACAACGGCTTCGGCATCCACACCTTCCTGTCCATCAACCGGGAGTTCGCCGGGCTCTATCGCAATTTCATCTTCGTCTCGGTTGGCGAGGTCGATATCAGCTCATTCAAGGGCGCCGACGCGGTCTCCTGCCTGGAGGGATCCACCTGCGAAGCCCTGGCCAAGTACGTGGACTTGGCGCGGCGGATGGGCTTTGCGGCCGATTCCAAGGTCGAGCTGGGGACGGACATCGTCCAGACCGCCAGCCGGCTGGTCGAGTCCGTGGTCAAGCAGTATCCCAAGTCGACCGTGTTCGCAGGCCAATCGGTCTTCCGCCAGTCCGGCATCATCCACCGTCTCCTCCACAACGAGACGGCCTTCGCCATCCAGCAGGAGCTTCGCTGGCGGGGCATCACCACGGTCATCCTGCCCATCCGGATCAACATCTAGGGGAGGCGCATCCCGCCGCCACTATTCGTTGACTTGGCTAAGCTCTTCCGTTATAACGGAATGGACAAGAGATCATAGCCATCATGTGGGAAATGCCGGAGATCGGGTTCAAGCACATCGCCTTCGAGGGCGTCTTCCGCTCCGGCAAAACCCGTCTCGCGAATATCCTCGGCCAGCGGCTGGAGGCCAAGATCGTGGCCGACAAGGCCGAAAATCCCTATCTCAAGGACTTCTACGACGAGAAGGACGGGGCCGCGTTCCTGTCCCAGCTCGTCTTCCTGGTGACGCGCTATCACCAGCAGGCGGGCCTTCTGCAAAGGGACTTATTCGAGGACCGGATCGTCTGCGATTACATCTTCGAGAAGGACAAGATCTTCGCTTACCAGACGCTGTCGGACGACGAGCTTCTGGTCTATGAAAAAATCTACGGCGTCCTGGCCGAACGGGTTCCCAAGCCGGACCTGGTCGTCTATCTTCAGATCTCGATCCCGACGCTTCTCCGCCGGATCGCCCGCGAGGGGACGCCCCTGGAGAAGAACATCAGTGAGAAATTCCTGGAGGACCTGGTCGAAGCCTTCGATTTCTTCTTCTTCAACTACCAGGCCACCCCGCTGCTCGTCGTCAAGTCGGATGAGCTCGACCTGGCCTCGGAGAGCGATCTGCGGGACATCATCGACCAGATCGCCCAGATGAAGCGGACGCCGCTGTTCTATGTGCCGCAGAGTTTCGCGGCCAAAGACCTTAAGAAGCGCTGATCGGTCCGCTCGCCGAGGGCCATCGGATCAAATCGTTGAAATAACCGACCGCAGCCGGGCTTCGTCCTCGAGAAACGCCTTGAGCTCGGCCATGAAGCGGGCCGCCTCCGCCCCGTCGGTGACCCGGTGATCGAACGACAGGCAGAGGGGGAGCGTCGCGACGACTTCGGGCCGACCATTCCGGGCCCGAACCCTGTCGCCGAGGCGCATCGTGGCCAGGATGGCCGTCTCCGGGTAATTGATGATCGGGGTGGCCGCCTCGCCGCCCAAGACGCCGACATTCGTGATCGAGAACGAGCCGCCCTTGAGGTCGGCCAGGTCGAGGGAGCGGGCCCGAGCGGCCGCCGCCAGCCGGGCGATCTCGGCCGCGATCTCCAGGACGGGCTTTTGATCGGCGAACTTGACGACGGGCACGACGAGGCCGTCGGGGACGTCGACGGCGATCCCGATGTTGTAGTATTTCTTGAGGACGATCTCCTCCTCCGCATCGTCCATCCAGGCATTGAGCGTCGGGTGGAGGGCCAGAGCCGCGACGACGGCCTTGACGATAAGGGGCAGATAGGTCAGCTTGACGCCCCGGGCTTCGGCCTCGGGACGAAGGGACTCCCGCAACCGGATCAAGACGGTCGCGTCGGCTTCGTCGATATGGGTGACGTGGGCCGCGGTGGACACGGATTGGGCCATGCGCCGGGCGGTGGCTCGGCGGATGCCGCGCAGCGGGATCCGCTCGAGCTCGCCGAAGAAGTCAAATTTGGTTTTGATTTTTATGGCCGGGCGGGGCGCGGCTGCGACGGCCGCGGCTGCGGCCGCTCGGACATCATCTTCGCTCGTCCTGCCTTGGGGGCCGGTCGGCCGGATGGCGGCCAGATCCAGACCCAGGTCGCGGGCCAGCTTCCGGACCAGGGGAGTGGCCAGAATTTCGCCGGCCGGCAGCGGAGCGGAGGCAGGGGCCGCGGGCGCGCGGGAAGCGGCCGGGGCGGTCGAAGCGCTCGGCGGAAGCGACGGCTCCGGCACGGGTTCGCCGGGCGCTCCGATGGTGACAAGAGGAGCGCCGACTTTGATCAAGGCCTTCTCCCCGGCGTGGATCTTGAGAACCGTGCCGGCGAAGGGCGATGGCATTTCCACGACGGCCTTGTCCGTCTCGATCTCCGCCAACGGCTGATCGATCCGGATCGTGTCGCCCTCGGCGACCAGCCAGCGGACAACCTCTCCTTCGCTGATGCCTTCGCCGACATCCGGAAAGCGGAAAGTTTGAGCCATGTTTAGAACTCCATCAGCCGCGTGATTCCGGCCCCGATCCGGCCGGCGTCGACGTAATAGGCGGCTTCGGACTTGGCCAGCGGCACGGTGATGTCGGGGGCGGTAACGCGCAGCACGGGCGCCTTGAGATGAAGCAGGGCGCTCTCCGCCAGCAGAGCCGCGATTTCCGCGCCCGCGCCGAAGGCCCGCGGGGCCTCATGCACGATCAGGGCTCGACCGGTCTTGCGGACGGACGCGAGGACCGCCTCCTCATCCATCGGGCTGAGGGTGCGAAGGTCGATGACCTCCGCCGAGTGGCCGGCCGCGGCGGCTTCTTCGGCGGCTTGCAGCGAGATCGGGATCATGGCTCCCCAAGCCAGAATGGTCAAGTCGGCGCCGGGCCGGACGATCCGAGCCCGCCGTAGGGGAATCTCATACGCTGCCTCGGGGACTTCCTCCTTGCCGGCGCGATAGAGCCGGGTCGGTTCGAGGAAGAGAACCGGGTCTTCGGACCGGATCGAGGCTAGCAAAAGGCCCTTGGCTTCAACGGGCGAAGACGGGACGACGACGGTCAGGCCCGGGATCTGGCAAAAGAGGGCTTCGGTGCTTTCGGAATGGTGCTCCAGGGCGCCGACGCCGGCGCCGTAAGGTGTCCGGATGACGATCGGCGCGCCGAAGCGCCCCCGGGTCCGGTTGCGAAGGCGGGCGGCATGCGACACGATCTGGTTGAAAGCCGGGTAGATGAATCCCAGGAACTGGATCTCGGCCACGGGCTTGAGGCCCAGGGCGGCCATGCCGATGGCCGCGCCGACGAGGCCGGATTCGGCCAGCGGCGTATCCATGACGCGATCGGTTCCAAATCGCTCCGACAGGCCTTCCGTGGCCCGGAAGACTCCGCCGTCCGGCCCGATGTCCTCGCCCAGAAGGACGACCCGCTCGTCGGCGGCCAGGGCTTGGGCCAAGGCCTGATTGATCGCCTGGACCATGTTCAGATTCATCGGGCGCCGCCAAGCTGCATTTTTCGTTCGGCTAGTTGTGCCGCCAGCCGGGCGGGTATCTCCTTGTAGGTGAAAACGAAGAGGTCCTCGAGCGAAGCGGGCGGCGTTTTTTCGGCCTCCGCTACCGCCGCTTCGATCCGCGCCCCCGTCTCGGCTCCCAAACGGCCCTCGAAATCCTGGTCCCAATACCCTTGGGCCGCGAGGTAGGCGCGGAAGCGGGCCAGCGGGTCGCGTCGCTCCCAGGTCTCGACTTCTTCCCGGGACCGATAGCGCGAAGCGTCGTCGGAAGTGGTGTGATGGCTCATCCGGTAAGTGAAGGCCTCGATCAGGGTCGGCCCGCCGCCGGATCGGGCCCGATCGAGTGCCTCCCGGACGGCGGCGATCATGGCCAGCACGTCGTTGCCGTCCACGGCCAGGCCGGGAAAGCCGTAAGCGGCCGCCTTCTGGGCGATCGAGGCCGACGCCGTCTGGCGGCTGATCGGGGTCGAGATCGCCCATTGGTTGTTATAGCAGACGAAGACGACCGGGGCCCGATGAACGCCGGCGAAGTTAAGGCCTTCGTGAAAGTCGCCTTCCGAGGTGGCGCCGTCGCCGAAGGTCGTTAGAACCGCCAAGGGTTTGCCGAGATGCTTCGCGGCCAGCGCGGCTCCGACGGCTTGCGGAATCTGCGAAGCCACGGGGATGGCGAAGGGGAAGAGGTTGAGGCCGTCCGGGGTTCGGAATCCGGCCTCGTTGCCCATCCAATAGTGGTAATAGGTCGCCAGCGGATAGCCGACCGTGAGGTAGAGGCCCATATCCCGAAAATAGGGGAAGGCCCAGTCTTCGGCCCGCAGTCCAAAGGCGCTCCCGACCTGGCAGGCTTCGTGGCCGAGGCTGGAAGCGAACGTGCCCAGCCGCCCCTGCCGCTGCAGGAGCAGCGCTTTCCGGTCGGCTTCGCGCGTCAGAATCATGAGGGCGAGGACCCGCCTCAGATCGTCCGGCGTCAGAGCCGGCAGAAGATCCGGCCGCAGGACTCGACCGTCCGGGTCCAGGATGCCCACCC contains:
- the pdhA gene encoding pyruvate dehydrogenase (acetyl-transferring) E1 component subunit alpha; translation: MLTDAFDAARGERVGILDPDGRVLRPDLLPALTPDDLRRVLALMILTREADRKALLLQRQGRLGTFASSLGHEACQVGSAFGLRAEDWAFPYFRDMGLYLTVGYPLATYYHYWMGNEAGFRTPDGLNLFPFAIPVASQIPQAVGAALAAKHLGKPLAVLTTFGDGATSEGDFHEGLNFAGVHRAPVVFVCYNNQWAISTPISRQTASASIAQKAAAYGFPGLAVDGNDVLAMIAAVREALDRARSGGGPTLIEAFTYRMSHHTTSDDASRYRSREEVETWERRDPLARFRAYLAAQGYWDQDFEGRLGAETGARIEAAVAEAEKTPPASLEDLFVFTYKEIPARLAAQLAERKMQLGGAR
- a CDS encoding aldehyde ferredoxin oxidoreductase family protein; protein product: MHGWTGYFLRVDLTAKTWQKESFTEEFAHKWVGGRGFAVKILYDEVKPGIDPLGPENKFVVALGPISGIPSPNTGKAVVAAISPLTGFYGDGNLGTRVAEQLRKAGYDALIVEGRAERPTLLSIEDDKVEFLPADEVWGQGTYACNDWIYAKYGKGVGVLNIGQGGESMARYAVVRSLEGRAGGRPGIGAVMGSKRLKAVVVKGTKPIPQADPEAMKILGSGDLRKVGQIDKQSGWSIQSTTGVLPFCNEVAGLPVRNFRKTHHPDAWKVDGERCNNARVATYGCPTCTMRCGITIHDDEGRESELDYENVALLGPNLEIFDLPQVGALNYLCDDYGLDTMSAGCTLSFYADAIDHGAASGDFRFGDAKRAKELLGLAARREGPIGNLLADGSLRMARAFGHGSEAYAMQVKGLEVAAYNCKFIPGQALSFGVAPIGAHHREAWIITFEIKHSTRESYGPEKAAKVIELQRIRGGLFEFIVACRFPWIENGWPLENYPKYFNTVTGLNWGLDDMWRVADRIYAMIKLHYLRQFPDADRRGDYPPAIWFDPTNADTEGPITGKVLEMDKYDGMLQHYYDQRGYDRRGIPTKATLLSLGLAEEAAAAEKFAALT
- a CDS encoding APC family permease, yielding MTEESGFKSRFRNTVFGRPRNIKDPTLFHKLALIPLLAWIGLGADGLSSSSYGPEEAFKTLGSHTYLALFLALATAFTVLIISRAYTRIIEYFPHGGGGYIVATHTLGEKAGVISGSALLVDYMLTITVSIVSCGDAIFSFFPASWHSAKIPFDIAAIILLVVLNLRGVKESVQFLAPIFAVFVLTHLFLILYGIFSHVPQIGAVTAKISGDFRGGLTTLGAGGMLLLFLKAFSMGGGTYTGIEAVSNGLQILREPRAETGKKTMVYMAVSLAFTAGGILICYLLIGVRPTAGRTLNAVLAGQVFGGWSFGPALAVVTIFTEGALLLVAAQTGFVDGPRVMANMAVDYWFPHRFASLSDRFSIQNGVLLMGGAAIVLLLYSKGNITTLVVMYSINVFLTFSLSQLGMSRFFIRNRKTDPKWRKNLPIHLIGLVVCVTILVVTSIEKFALGGWLTFVLTSIVVALCLATKRHYNKVRGGVRELDELLAIPADSRPNHEPIDPHKMTAIQLVNGYNGFGVHTFLTIIRSFPGLYKSFFFVSVAEIDVGSFKGSDAVACLEGSACDALRQYVDLARRLGFPADSRYDLGTDIVETASRLVENVVKEYPKSTVFAGQSVFRQSGIIHRLLHNETAFAIQQELRWKGITTVILPIRINI
- a CDS encoding dihydrolipoamide acetyltransferase family protein; translated protein: MAQTFRFPDVGEGISEGEVVRWLVAEGDTIRIDQPLAEIETDKAVVEMPSPFAGTVLKIHAGEKALIKVGAPLVTIGAPGEPVPEPSLPPSASTAPAASRAPAAPASAPLPAGEILATPLVRKLARDLGLDLAAIRPTGPQGRTSEDDVRAAAAAAVAAAPRPAIKIKTKFDFFGELERIPLRGIRRATARRMAQSVSTAAHVTHIDEADATVLIRLRESLRPEAEARGVKLTYLPLIVKAVVAALALHPTLNAWMDDAEEEIVLKKYYNIGIAVDVPDGLVVPVVKFADQKPVLEIAAEIARLAAAARARSLDLADLKGGSFSITNVGVLGGEAATPIINYPETAILATMRLGDRVRARNGRPEVVATLPLCLSFDHRVTDGAEAARFMAELKAFLEDEARLRSVISTI
- a CDS encoding deoxynucleoside kinase gives rise to the protein MWEMPEIGFKHIAFEGVFRSGKTRLANILGQRLEAKIVADKAENPYLKDFYDEKDGAAFLSQLVFLVTRYHQQAGLLQRDLFEDRIVCDYIFEKDKIFAYQTLSDDELLVYEKIYGVLAERVPKPDLVVYLQISIPTLLRRIAREGTPLEKNISEKFLEDLVEAFDFFFFNYQATPLLVVKSDELDLASESDLRDIIDQIAQMKRTPLFYVPQSFAAKDLKKR
- a CDS encoding alpha-ketoacid dehydrogenase subunit beta; protein product: MNLNMVQAINQALAQALAADERVVLLGEDIGPDGGVFRATEGLSERFGTDRVMDTPLAESGLVGAAIGMAALGLKPVAEIQFLGFIYPAFNQIVSHAARLRNRTRGRFGAPIVIRTPYGAGVGALEHHSESTEALFCQIPGLTVVVPSSPVEAKGLLLASIRSEDPVLFLEPTRLYRAGKEEVPEAAYEIPLRRARIVRPGADLTILAWGAMIPISLQAAEEAAAAGHSAEVIDLRTLSPMDEEAVLASVRKTGRALIVHEAPRAFGAGAEIAALLAESALLHLKAPVLRVTAPDITVPLAKSEAAYYVDAGRIGAGITRLMEF
- a CDS encoding APC family permease, which translates into the protein MNDDASLKDKIKHTLIGKPRSIKDPTLFHKLALIPLLAWIGLGADGLSSASYGPEEAFRTLGSHTYLAVFLALATAFTVFVISYAYSRIIEYFPSGGGGYIVATHTLGEKAGVVSGAALLVDYMLTITVSIVSCGDAMFSFFPAGWRPYKLEFELIAILFLVILNLRGIRESVTFLAPIFMIFVLTHLLMIGYGVLSHIGQIGPVTHQIRSDFRTGLLTLGGGGMFFLFLRAFSMGGGTFTGIEAVSNGLQILREPRVQTGKKTMIYMAASLAFTAGGILLCYLLLKVVPMPGQTLNAVLAGKVFGAWSFGGILAVITIFSEGALLLVAAQTGFVDGPRVMANMAADYWFPHRFASLSDRFTIQNGVLLMGGAAALLLVYSKGKISTLVVMYSINVFLTFTLSETGMSRFFIKNRKIEHHWKKHLPVHLTGLTVCLTVLVITTIEKFALGGWLTLFITSLVIGLCYLTKAHYNKVRGGVREMDDLLTAIPTRGPVNTSAPDPAAKTAIQLVNGYNGFGIHTFLSINREFAGLYRNFIFVSVGEVDISSFKGADAVSCLEGSTCEALAKYVDLARRMGFAADSKVELGTDIVQTASRLVESVVKQYPKSTVFAGQSVFRQSGIIHRLLHNETAFAIQQELRWRGITTVILPIRINI